The Streptomyces sp. NBC_01268 genome window below encodes:
- a CDS encoding TraR/DksA family transcriptional regulator: protein MVAKKTAAKKTTAAKKTPAVKKSAPAKNSAPASKAPAGKAAAKATAGGTAAVQEASADPAAPAKKAAPARKAAAAKKAATAGTTAASKKTVKTAKTAKTVKTAKAATEKTGARTVAAKKTAGGVRTATSEAAVPHSRPGELAVRPGEDPWTPEEVAEARSGLQAEVLRLRSELVHSQEELTGLMRDSGDGAGDDQADTGTKNITREHELALAANAREMLEQSEHALERLDAGTYGLCEVCGKPIGKARMQAFPRATLCVEDKQRQERRG, encoded by the coding sequence ATGGTGGCGAAGAAGACCGCCGCGAAGAAGACGACGGCAGCGAAGAAGACGCCGGCCGTCAAGAAGTCCGCGCCCGCGAAGAACTCCGCGCCCGCGAGCAAGGCGCCCGCCGGGAAGGCCGCCGCGAAGGCGACGGCCGGAGGAACGGCGGCCGTGCAGGAGGCGTCGGCCGACCCCGCGGCCCCCGCGAAGAAGGCGGCACCCGCGCGGAAGGCCGCCGCGGCGAAGAAGGCGGCCACGGCCGGGACGACCGCCGCGTCGAAGAAGACCGTGAAGACGGCGAAGACCGCGAAGACCGTGAAGACGGCGAAGGCCGCGACCGAGAAGACAGGAGCCAGGACGGTGGCAGCGAAGAAGACCGCGGGGGGCGTCAGGACGGCCACGAGCGAGGCCGCGGTGCCTCACTCCCGGCCGGGAGAGCTCGCCGTACGCCCCGGGGAGGACCCCTGGACCCCCGAGGAGGTCGCCGAGGCCCGCAGCGGCCTCCAGGCGGAGGTGCTGCGGCTGCGGAGCGAGCTGGTGCACTCGCAGGAGGAGCTGACCGGGCTGATGCGCGACTCCGGCGACGGGGCGGGCGACGACCAGGCCGACACCGGGACCAAGAACATCACGCGCGAGCACGAGCTCGCCCTGGCGGCCAACGCGCGCGAGATGCTGGAGCAGAGCGAGCACGCCCTGGAGCGGCTCGACGCGGGCACGTACGGCCTGTGCGAGGTCTGCGGCAAGCCCATCGGCAAGGCCAGGATGCAGGCCTTCCCCCGGGCCACGCTGTGCGTGGAGGACAAGCAGAGGCAGGAGCGCCGCGGCTGA
- the ileS gene encoding isoleucine--tRNA ligase encodes MTPPQYRQVPAQVDLPALEHAVLDFWQDNKVFAKTLEQSEGRPEWVFYEGPPTANGMPGAHHIEARVFKDVFPRFRTMRGYHVARKAGWDCHGLPVELAVEKELGFSGKKDIEAYGIAEFNAKCRESVTRHTDAFAELTTRMGYWVDLDDAYRTMDPSYIESVWWSLKQIFDKDLLVQDHRVAPWCPRCGTGLSDHELAQGYETVVDPSVFVRFPLTSGPLAGKAALLVWTTTPWTLVSNTAVAAHPEVTYVVATDGDERLVVAEPLLEKALGEGWVTTGESFTGAEMERWTYQRPFELVEFPAEAHYVVNAEYVTTEDGTGLVHQSPAFGEDDLKVCRAYGLPVVNPVRPDGTFEEDVPLVGGVFFKKADEQLTADLDARGLLYRHIPYEHSYPHCWRCHTALLYYAQPSWYIRTTAVKDRLLEENEKTNWFPDSVKHGRFGDWLNNNIDWALSRNRYWGTPLPIWRCEDDHLTCVGSRAELSELTGTDQSELDPHRPYIDAVTFTCPAEGCSHEAVRVPEVIDAWYDSGSMPFAQYGYPYQNKELFESRYPAQFISEAIDQTRGWFYTLMAVGTLVFDKSSYENVVCLGHILAEDGRKMSKHLGNILQPIPLMDQHGADAVRWFMAAGGSPWAARRVGHGTIQEVVRKTLLTYWNTVAFQALYARTSGWAPSAADPAPADRTVLDKWLLSELNTLVASVTEAMEAYDTQRAGKLLSAFVDDLSNWYVRRSRRRFWQGDKAALRTLHEVVETVTRLMAPLTPFITERVWQDLVVTVSPDAPDSVHLATWPEADAALVDEVLSEQMLLVRRLVELGRATRAESGVKTRQPLSRALVAATGFAALSPELQAQITEELNVSSLASLSEVGGSLVDTTAKANFRALGKRFGKGVQDVAKAVAAADAAALSLALRGGEAVVTVNGEEVTLTPEEVIITETPREGWSVASDSGATVALDLEITPELRKAGLARDAIRLIQEARKNSGLDVADRIALRWTSTSPETVEALAAHAGLIADEVLATDHAEGAADDSYGTPFEDEGLALTFRLRKA; translated from the coding sequence ATGACGCCGCCGCAATACCGCCAGGTGCCCGCCCAGGTCGACCTGCCCGCGCTCGAGCACGCGGTGCTCGACTTCTGGCAGGACAACAAGGTCTTCGCCAAGACCCTGGAGCAGTCCGAGGGACGCCCCGAGTGGGTGTTCTACGAGGGCCCGCCCACCGCCAACGGCATGCCCGGCGCCCACCACATCGAGGCCCGCGTCTTCAAGGACGTCTTCCCCCGCTTCCGCACCATGCGCGGCTACCACGTCGCCCGCAAGGCCGGCTGGGACTGCCACGGCCTGCCGGTCGAGCTCGCCGTCGAGAAGGAGCTCGGCTTCTCCGGCAAGAAGGACATCGAGGCGTACGGCATCGCCGAGTTCAACGCCAAGTGCCGCGAGTCCGTGACCCGGCACACCGACGCCTTCGCCGAGCTCACGACCCGCATGGGCTACTGGGTCGACCTCGACGACGCGTACCGGACCATGGACCCCTCGTACATCGAGTCGGTCTGGTGGTCGCTGAAGCAGATCTTCGACAAGGACCTGCTGGTCCAGGACCACCGCGTCGCCCCCTGGTGCCCCCGCTGCGGCACCGGCCTCTCCGACCACGAGCTGGCCCAGGGCTACGAGACGGTCGTCGACCCCTCGGTCTTCGTGCGCTTCCCGCTGACCTCCGGCCCGCTGGCCGGCAAGGCGGCCCTGCTGGTCTGGACGACGACCCCGTGGACCCTGGTGTCCAACACGGCCGTCGCCGCCCACCCCGAGGTGACCTACGTGGTCGCCACCGACGGCGACGAGCGGCTGGTCGTCGCCGAGCCGCTCCTGGAGAAGGCCCTCGGCGAGGGCTGGGTGACCACCGGCGAGTCCTTCACCGGCGCCGAGATGGAGCGCTGGACCTACCAGCGCCCCTTCGAGCTGGTCGAGTTCCCGGCCGAGGCCCACTACGTGGTCAACGCCGAGTACGTGACGACCGAGGACGGCACGGGTCTGGTCCACCAGTCCCCCGCCTTCGGTGAGGACGACCTCAAGGTCTGCCGTGCCTACGGCCTGCCGGTCGTCAACCCGGTCCGCCCCGACGGCACCTTCGAGGAGGACGTGCCGCTGGTCGGCGGCGTCTTCTTCAAGAAGGCCGACGAGCAGCTGACCGCCGACCTGGACGCGCGCGGCCTGCTCTACCGGCACATCCCGTACGAGCACAGCTACCCGCACTGCTGGCGCTGCCACACCGCCCTGCTCTACTACGCGCAGCCGTCCTGGTACATCCGTACGACCGCCGTGAAGGACCGCCTTCTCGAGGAGAACGAGAAGACGAACTGGTTCCCGGACTCGGTGAAGCACGGGCGCTTCGGCGACTGGCTGAACAACAACATCGACTGGGCCCTCTCCCGCAACCGCTACTGGGGCACCCCGCTGCCGATCTGGCGCTGCGAGGACGACCACCTGACCTGCGTGGGCTCGCGCGCGGAGCTCTCCGAGCTGACCGGCACGGACCAGTCGGAGCTCGACCCGCACCGCCCGTACATCGACGCGGTGACCTTCACCTGCCCCGCCGAAGGCTGCTCCCACGAGGCCGTCCGCGTCCCGGAGGTCATCGACGCCTGGTACGACTCGGGCTCGATGCCGTTCGCGCAGTACGGCTACCCGTACCAGAACAAGGAGCTGTTCGAGAGCCGCTACCCGGCGCAGTTCATCTCCGAGGCGATCGACCAGACCCGCGGCTGGTTCTACACGCTGATGGCGGTCGGCACGCTGGTCTTCGACAAGTCCTCGTACGAGAACGTGGTCTGCCTGGGCCACATCCTCGCCGAGGACGGCCGCAAGATGTCCAAGCACCTCGGCAACATCCTGCAGCCCATCCCGCTGATGGACCAGCACGGCGCCGACGCGGTGCGCTGGTTCATGGCGGCCGGCGGCTCGCCGTGGGCGGCCCGCCGGGTCGGCCACGGCACGATCCAAGAGGTCGTCCGCAAGACCCTCCTGACGTACTGGAACACGGTCGCCTTCCAGGCCCTGTACGCCCGCACCTCGGGCTGGGCCCCGTCGGCCGCGGACCCGGCGCCGGCCGACCGCACGGTCCTCGACAAGTGGCTGCTCTCCGAGCTGAACACGCTGGTCGCCTCGGTCACCGAGGCGATGGAGGCGTACGACACCCAGCGGGCCGGCAAGCTGCTCTCGGCCTTCGTCGACGACCTGTCCAACTGGTACGTGCGCCGCTCCCGCCGCCGCTTCTGGCAGGGCGACAAGGCGGCGCTGCGCACCCTGCACGAGGTCGTCGAGACGGTCACCCGTCTGATGGCCCCGCTGACCCCCTTCATCACGGAGCGGGTCTGGCAGGACCTGGTCGTCACGGTCTCCCCGGACGCCCCGGACTCCGTCCACCTGGCCACCTGGCCGGAGGCGGACGCCGCGCTCGTCGACGAGGTGCTGTCCGAGCAGATGCTGCTGGTCCGCCGCCTGGTCGAGCTGGGCCGCGCGACGCGCGCCGAGTCGGGCGTGAAGACCCGTCAGCCGCTCTCGCGCGCGCTGGTTGCGGCGACCGGCTTCGCGGCCCTCTCGCCGGAGCTCCAGGCCCAGATCACGGAGGAGCTGAACGTCTCCTCGCTCGCCTCCCTCTCCGAGGTCGGCGGCAGCCTCGTCGACACCACCGCCAAGGCGAACTTCCGGGCGCTGGGCAAGCGCTTCGGCAAGGGCGTCCAGGACGTGGCGAAGGCGGTGGCCGCGGCCGACGCGGCGGCCCTGTCGCTGGCGCTGCGCGGCGGCGAGGCGGTCGTCACGGTCAACGGCGAGGAGGTGACCCTCACCCCGGAGGAGGTCATCATCACGGAGACCCCGCGCGAGGGCTGGTCGGTGGCCTCCGACTCCGGCGCGACGGTCGCCCTGGACCTGGAGATCACCCCGGAGCTGCGCAAGGCGGGTCTGGCCCGTGACGCGATCCGCCTGATCCAGGAGGCCCGCAAGAACAGCGGCCTGGACGTGGCGGACCGGATCGCGCTGCGCTGGACCTCCACCTCCCCGGAGACGGTGGAGGCGCTGGCGGCCCACGCCGGTCTGATCGCCGACGAGGTCCTGGCCACGGACCACGCGGAGGGCGCCGCCGACGATTCGTACGGCACCCCGTTCGAGGACGAGGGCCTGGCCCTCACCTTCCGCCTCCGCAAGGCGTAA
- a CDS encoding DivIVA domain-containing protein — protein sequence MPLTPEDVRNKQFTTVRLREGYDEDEVDAFLDEVEGELTRLLRENEDLRAKLAAATRAAAQNQQQQGMRKPPEQQDRPVGPGAPVPAAISGPPAQQQPPQMGPPQLPSGAPALPAGPMQGGPMQGGPMQGGPMGPGAMQGGPMGPGAMQGGPMQGGPMGHPQQQMQPMQPAQGPGGDSAARVLSLAQQTADQAIAEARSEANKIVGEARSRAEGLERDARAKADALERDAQEKHRVAMGSLESARATLERKVEDLRGFEREYRTRLKSYLESQLRQLETQADDSLAPARTPATASLPPSPSMASAGAPAPSFGGNGPMGGAPSYGGQQQMSPAMTQPMAPVRPQAPQPMQQAPAPMRGFLIDEDDN from the coding sequence ATGCCGCTGACCCCCGAGGACGTGCGGAACAAGCAGTTCACGACCGTCCGACTTCGAGAAGGCTATGACGAGGACGAGGTCGATGCCTTCCTCGACGAGGTCGAAGGCGAACTGACCCGTCTGCTCCGCGAGAACGAGGACCTGCGCGCCAAGCTGGCCGCCGCGACCCGTGCCGCCGCGCAGAACCAGCAGCAGCAGGGCATGCGCAAGCCCCCGGAGCAGCAGGACCGCCCCGTCGGTCCCGGCGCCCCCGTGCCCGCCGCCATATCCGGACCTCCGGCCCAGCAGCAGCCCCCGCAGATGGGCCCGCCGCAGCTGCCGTCCGGTGCCCCCGCGCTTCCCGCCGGCCCGATGCAGGGCGGCCCGATGCAGGGTGGCCCCATGCAGGGCGGCCCGATGGGCCCCGGCGCGATGCAGGGCGGCCCCATGGGTCCCGGCGCGATGCAGGGTGGCCCCATGCAGGGCGGCCCCATGGGTCACCCGCAGCAGCAGATGCAGCCCATGCAGCCGGCCCAGGGCCCGGGTGGCGACAGCGCCGCGCGTGTCCTCTCGCTGGCCCAGCAGACCGCCGACCAGGCGATCGCGGAGGCCCGTTCCGAGGCCAACAAGATCGTCGGCGAGGCGCGTTCGCGCGCCGAGGGCCTGGAGCGGGACGCCCGCGCCAAGGCCGACGCCCTGGAGCGGGACGCGCAGGAGAAGCACCGCGTCGCGATGGGCTCCCTGGAGTCCGCCCGCGCGACCCTCGAGCGCAAGGTCGAGGACCTGCGGGGCTTCGAGCGTGAGTACCGGACCCGCCTGAAGTCGTACCTGGAGTCGCAGCTGCGTCAGCTGGAGACCCAGGCCGACGACTCGCTGGCCCCGGCGCGCACCCCCGCGACCGCGTCCCTGCCGCCGTCGCCCTCGATGGCCTCGGCGGGTGCCCCCGCCCCGTCCTTCGGCGGCAACGGCCCGATGGGCGGCGCCCCGTCGTACGGCGGTCAGCAGCAGATGTCCCCGGCGATGACCCAGCCGATGGCTCCGGTCCGTCCGCAGGCTCCGCAGCCGATGCAGCAGGCGCCGGCGCCGATGCGCGGTTTCCTGATCGACGAGGACGACAACTGA
- a CDS encoding YggT family protein, with protein sequence MGVALQVVYIALMCFLVLLIFRLVMDYVFQFARSWQPGKAMVVVLEATYTVTDPPLKLLRRLIPPLRLGGVALDLSFFVLMIIVYILISVVSNFAR encoded by the coding sequence ATGGGCGTCGCACTGCAGGTGGTCTACATCGCGCTGATGTGCTTCCTTGTCCTCCTGATCTTCCGGCTGGTCATGGACTACGTCTTCCAGTTCGCCCGTTCATGGCAACCCGGTAAGGCGATGGTGGTCGTTCTGGAGGCCACCTACACTGTCACCGATCCACCGCTCAAGCTCCTGCGGCGGCTCATCCCGCCGCTGCGTCTCGGGGGCGTGGCACTCGACCTGTCCTTCTTCGTTCTGATGATCATCGTCTACATCCTGATCTCCGTCGTGAGCAACTTCGCGAGGTGA
- a CDS encoding cell division protein SepF has product MAGAMRKMAVYLGLVEDDGYDGRGFDPDDDFEPELEPEPERDRRHHQPPRQVEREEPVRVISPPAPREPVSHSVPVPAESGRPARIAPVASITPERPSLEKNAPVIMPKVVSEREPYRITTLHPRTYNEARTIGEHFREGTPVIMNLTEMDDTDAKRLVDFAAGLVFGLHGSIERVTQKVFLLSPANVDVTAEDKARIAEGGFFNQS; this is encoded by the coding sequence ATGGCCGGCGCGATGCGCAAGATGGCGGTCTACCTCGGCCTCGTGGAGGACGATGGTTACGACGGCCGGGGATTCGACCCCGACGACGACTTCGAACCCGAGCTGGAGCCCGAGCCCGAGCGTGACCGGCGCCATCACCAGCCCCCGCGCCAGGTGGAACGGGAGGAACCGGTACGAGTGATCTCCCCGCCCGCGCCCCGCGAGCCGGTGTCCCATTCTGTCCCGGTACCCGCCGAGAGCGGGCGTCCAGCCCGAATTGCCCCCGTGGCATCCATCACACCCGAACGCCCGAGCCTGGAGAAGAACGCGCCGGTGATCATGCCCAAGGTCGTGTCCGAGCGGGAGCCCTACCGCATCACCACGCTTCACCCGCGGACCTACAACGAGGCCCGTACCATCGGGGAACACTTCCGTGAGGGCACCCCGGTGATCATGAATCTCACGGAGATGGACGACACCGACGCGAAGCGACTTGTCGACTTTGCCGCCGGACTCGTCTTCGGGCTCCATGGCAGCATTGAGCGCGTGACGCAGAAGGTGTTCCTGTTGTCGCCTGCTAACGTCGATGTCACGGCGGAGGACAAGGCCCGTATCGCAGAGGGCGGATTCTTCAACCAGAGCTGA
- a CDS encoding YggS family pyridoxal phosphate-dependent enzyme translates to MTDRTAELAENLAGVEERIAAACAAAGRAREEVTLIVVTKTYPASDVRILHGLGVRHVAENRDQDAAPKAAACADLDLNWHFVGQLQTNKVRSVVGYADVVQSVDRLKLVSSLSAAAEKAERELGCLLQVALDAESGARGDRGGVAPDGIEELAAAVDAAPGLRLDGLMTVAPLAGPFAGRQRAAFDRLMDLSTVLRATRPAANMVSAGMSADLEEAVAAGATHVRIGTAVLGVRPKLG, encoded by the coding sequence ATGACGGACCGCACCGCGGAACTCGCCGAGAACCTGGCCGGGGTGGAGGAGCGCATCGCCGCCGCCTGCGCCGCCGCCGGTCGAGCGCGGGAGGAGGTGACCCTCATCGTGGTCACCAAGACCTACCCCGCGAGCGACGTGAGGATCCTGCACGGACTCGGGGTGCGCCATGTCGCCGAGAACCGCGACCAGGACGCCGCCCCCAAGGCCGCCGCCTGTGCGGACCTCGACCTGAACTGGCACTTCGTGGGCCAGCTGCAGACCAACAAGGTCCGTTCCGTGGTGGGTTATGCCGATGTGGTGCAGTCCGTCGACCGTTTGAAGCTGGTCTCCTCTCTCTCCGCGGCCGCGGAGAAGGCGGAGCGCGAGCTCGGCTGCCTCCTCCAGGTCGCCCTCGACGCCGAGTCCGGCGCCCGGGGCGACCGGGGCGGGGTGGCCCCCGACGGCATCGAGGAGTTGGCCGCCGCGGTGGACGCGGCGCCCGGACTGCGGCTCGACGGACTGATGACGGTCGCCCCGCTCGCGGGTCCGTTCGCGGGACGGCAACGGGCCGCCTTCGACCGGCTGATGGATTTGTCGACTGTCCTGCGCGCGACCCGTCCGGCTGCGAACATGGTGTCAGCAGGGATGAGTGCGGACCTCGAGGAGGCCGTGGCGGCCGGAGCGACACACGTGCGCATCGGTACGGCGGTACTCGGTGTCCGCCCGAAGCTCGGGTAA
- the pgeF gene encoding peptidoglycan editing factor PgeF: MIGQRHDTSGAHFAFTDRWGGVSAVPYEELNLGGAVGDDPAAVLANRGRAATGLGLDPARVVWMNQVHGADVAVVDGPWGTDPVPSVDALVTDRPGLALAVLTADCVPVLLADPVAGVVAAAHAGRPGMVAGVVPAAVARMTELGARPERIVARTGPAVCGRCYEVPEAMRAEVAAVEPAAHAETSWGTPAVDVTAGVLDQLARLGVTDVAASGVCTLESRDHYSYRRDRTTGRLAGYVWLNREET, translated from the coding sequence GCCGTTCCGTACGAGGAGCTCAACCTCGGCGGAGCCGTCGGTGACGACCCCGCGGCCGTCCTCGCCAACCGGGGGCGCGCCGCGACCGGGCTGGGCCTCGACCCGGCCCGGGTGGTCTGGATGAACCAGGTCCACGGCGCCGACGTCGCCGTGGTGGACGGGCCCTGGGGGACGGACCCCGTCCCCTCGGTCGACGCCCTCGTCACCGACCGGCCCGGACTCGCCCTCGCGGTGCTCACCGCGGACTGCGTGCCGGTCCTCCTCGCCGACCCCGTCGCCGGTGTCGTCGCCGCCGCCCACGCCGGGCGGCCCGGGATGGTCGCCGGAGTCGTCCCGGCCGCGGTGGCCCGGATGACCGAACTCGGGGCCCGCCCCGAGCGGATCGTCGCCCGCACCGGCCCCGCCGTCTGCGGGCGCTGCTACGAGGTTCCCGAGGCGATGCGGGCCGAGGTCGCCGCCGTCGAACCGGCCGCACACGCCGAGACCTCCTGGGGAACCCCCGCCGTCGACGTCACCGCGGGCGTGCTGGACCAGCTCGCCCGACTCGGCGTCACCGACGTGGCGGCGAGCGGGGTCTGCACCCTGGAGTCCCGGGACCACTACTCGTACCGCCGCGACCGCACCACCGGGCGACTCGCGGGATATGTCTGGCTGAACCGGGAAGAGACATGA